The Thiohalophilus sp. genome has a window encoding:
- a CDS encoding ATP-binding protein: MMVQVCQRMSCLRLCVLGHAVLLRIGQIDDLGRFGLGLKTASFSQCRRLTVLTRRNGITSCAAWDLDIVAETDEWYIEIPESTVGIPWADSLQQDGTLVVWQKLDRLVDPKNESDRKDLTRQINDTASHLELVFHRFLAGERGLKRVTMALNGRKLEAFDPFNSRHPATIFGPEDVFRLGEHEIRIQPVTLPHHKKVTAEEWDRYAGAEGYIKNQGFYLYREKRLIIHGTWFNLARQTELTKLARVRIDMPNGMDGEWKIDVKKASAQPPGPVRDRLRRIIEVIGAGSKRAYTTRGHRLVSENQLPVWIRFQDKNEISYGLNLYHPIFKNFTDTLSEGQKQEFSRLLSLIESTIPFDTFFSDISSHPKSVSTKSMEDEAFVSLVMETYLTLNSGKLASNEIRLMMSSAEPFRSNWEEVEKIIVKLEEGDEK, encoded by the coding sequence ATGATGGTTCAGGTATGTCAGAGGATGAGCTGCTTGAGGCTATGCGTCCTGGGACACGCAGTCCTCTTGAGGATCGGCCAGATTGATGATCTTGGACGTTTTGGACTGGGACTCAAGACAGCATCGTTTTCTCAGTGCCGGAGACTGACAGTACTTACACGAAGAAATGGAATTACGTCATGTGCTGCATGGGATCTCGACATCGTTGCAGAAACAGATGAATGGTACATTGAAATCCCAGAGAGCACAGTTGGAATACCTTGGGCTGACAGCCTTCAACAAGATGGAACTCTGGTAGTCTGGCAGAAACTCGATCGCCTTGTTGACCCTAAGAACGAGTCAGACAGAAAGGACCTGACTCGCCAGATAAATGACACTGCCTCCCACCTGGAGCTCGTATTTCACAGATTTCTTGCAGGTGAGCGTGGTCTGAAACGTGTCACGATGGCATTGAACGGCCGCAAGCTTGAGGCTTTTGACCCCTTCAACTCAAGGCATCCTGCGACAATTTTTGGCCCTGAGGATGTATTCCGACTGGGTGAACACGAGATCCGAATCCAGCCAGTTACTCTGCCCCACCACAAGAAGGTTACTGCAGAAGAATGGGACCGTTATGCAGGGGCCGAGGGGTACATCAAAAATCAGGGATTTTATCTATATCGCGAGAAGCGCTTAATTATTCATGGTACTTGGTTCAATCTGGCACGTCAGACAGAGCTGACGAAGCTAGCCCGTGTCAGAATCGACATGCCAAATGGCATGGATGGTGAGTGGAAGATTGACGTCAAGAAAGCCTCGGCTCAGCCGCCTGGGCCGGTTAGAGACCGTTTGCGCAGGATAATTGAAGTAATCGGTGCAGGTTCCAAGCGCGCTTATACTACCCGTGGACATAGGCTTGTCAGCGAAAACCAATTACCTGTGTGGATAAGGTTTCAAGATAAAAATGAGATTTCATATGGTTTGAATCTGTATCATCCTATATTTAAAAATTTTACCGACACCCTTTCGGAAGGCCAGAAACAAGAGTTTTCGCGTCTACTATCCTTGATCGAATCGACAATACCGTTTGATACGTTCTTCTCTGATATAAGTTCGCACCCGAAAAGTGTATCTACCAAGTCAATGGAGGATGAGGCATTTGTAAGCCTTGTGATGGAAACCTATCTGACCTTGAATTCGGGCAAATTGGCGAGTAATGAAATCAGACTAATGATGTCTTCTGCAGAACCATTTCGTTCTAACTGGGAAGAAGTAGAAAAAATTATAGTAAAACTTGAAGAAGGTGATGAAAAATGA
- a CDS encoding Z1 domain-containing protein — protein MSSDLQSIRDMVGAVLARSLPTPEMIRERIEHVRTLYPAVTDEQAELLAKEFENVHGVTMDIGAMLEEPGFEKWLDSAKSEITFYFWDRYYRLLGERNFSGQVLATIDSITDRILGLLENPKKSGKWDRRGMVVGHVQSGKTANYTGLITKAADAGYEVIIVIAGIHNNLRSQTQSRIDEGFIGYDSSKLQMNRHGVESIIGVGRYDSRRRPNAFTNTLRDFNKQTATSIGIPLENLKQPAVFVIKKNTSTLKNLLEWLREHNAKRGASSISAPMLLIDDEADNASINIKKGNDEVSRINGQIRQLLDLFDRSCYVGYTATPFANIFIDPDSEDEMFGADLFPRDFIVSLDPPGNYFGPSRVFLPDTDETEEATVVRHIEDNGDILPLKHKKTHVVTNIPKSLDKAIRTFIVGRAIRLVRGHTTAHNSMLVNASRFTDVQRQLRNEIHNRINEISSSVRVNGSNSENSALRDPEIATLKQLFDEEYRNTGVIWANVQSKLWESISRISVVEVNSRSSDSLDYVSHDKNGLNVIAVGGFSLSRGLTLEGLMVSYFLRNSMMYDTLMQMGRWFGYRPGYDDLCRVWMPEEAEGWYEHIAESIEELRDELRRMEAANATPKEFGLKVRSHPDTLIVTARNKMGSGERLVVSVGLANEFVETAVLRRDRESINANHQSAKNLAMRLRSDNAAPENGERVRGGQLVRRIPASYVLEFIAEFRNHQGSFLTETDPILKYIMDRSETELSEWDIYFPGLQQGTEKSLVDKSLGFTVVCQRRGAGKRSDENTLLITEKQRVSSRGIESIGLSDSEIAKARNDYLEEKKFELSPDRVNYPDRIYRYVRKRPLLIVHLLAIGSNDADLSNSEPVVAWSISFPHTEHEEKRVEYVVNTTWFRERYQEEGDEEEAEGDED, from the coding sequence ATGAGTTCTGATCTACAGAGCATTCGAGATATGGTTGGTGCAGTTTTAGCAAGGAGTCTGCCTACCCCTGAAATGATTCGTGAGCGTATTGAGCATGTTAGAACATTGTATCCCGCGGTGACTGACGAACAGGCTGAATTATTGGCTAAAGAATTCGAGAATGTCCATGGTGTTACAATGGATATAGGGGCAATGCTAGAGGAGCCCGGTTTCGAAAAATGGCTTGATAGCGCAAAATCTGAAATTACATTTTATTTTTGGGATCGATATTATCGGTTACTTGGAGAACGAAATTTTTCTGGTCAGGTGCTTGCAACAATTGACAGCATCACAGACCGGATACTTGGGCTTCTCGAGAATCCAAAGAAAAGTGGGAAATGGGATCGTAGAGGGATGGTTGTAGGTCATGTTCAGTCTGGAAAAACGGCAAACTATACAGGGCTTATAACAAAGGCGGCAGACGCTGGGTATGAGGTTATAATAGTAATCGCTGGAATTCATAACAATCTTCGTAGTCAGACACAATCAAGAATTGATGAAGGTTTTATAGGTTATGATAGTTCCAAACTACAAATGAACAGGCATGGAGTGGAGAGCATTATTGGTGTTGGGCGTTATGATTCAAGGCGTAGGCCTAATGCTTTTACCAATACGCTTAGAGATTTCAATAAGCAGACAGCCACGAGTATAGGTATTCCACTTGAGAATCTTAAGCAGCCCGCAGTCTTTGTAATTAAGAAAAATACAAGCACGCTTAAGAATTTACTTGAATGGTTGAGGGAGCATAATGCAAAAAGAGGGGCATCATCGATATCGGCGCCAATGCTACTTATCGATGATGAAGCTGATAATGCCTCAATTAATATAAAGAAAGGTAATGATGAGGTATCAAGAATAAACGGACAGATTAGGCAGTTGCTTGATTTGTTTGATCGAAGTTGCTATGTCGGATATACGGCTACACCGTTCGCAAATATATTCATCGATCCTGACAGCGAAGACGAAATGTTTGGCGCTGATTTGTTTCCGCGCGACTTTATTGTGAGCCTTGATCCACCGGGGAATTATTTCGGTCCTTCTCGCGTCTTTCTTCCTGATACAGATGAGACTGAAGAAGCTACTGTAGTGCGCCATATTGAAGATAATGGCGATATTCTTCCACTTAAGCACAAGAAGACGCATGTTGTAACTAACATTCCTAAGAGCCTTGATAAGGCGATCAGGACTTTTATAGTCGGTCGAGCGATCAGGCTTGTCCGAGGGCATACAACGGCACACAATTCGATGCTAGTTAACGCGTCCCGTTTTACGGATGTACAGCGTCAACTACGCAATGAAATACATAACCGAATTAATGAGATTAGTAGTAGTGTTCGCGTCAATGGTTCAAACTCAGAGAATTCTGCTCTAAGAGACCCAGAGATTGCTACTTTGAAGCAATTGTTTGATGAAGAATATAGAAATACCGGAGTGATATGGGCTAATGTGCAGTCAAAGCTATGGGAAAGTATTAGCCGCATTAGCGTAGTTGAGGTAAATAGTCGATCCTCAGATTCACTTGACTATGTTTCTCATGATAAAAATGGACTGAATGTCATCGCCGTTGGCGGGTTCTCACTCTCACGTGGACTTACCCTTGAAGGCCTTATGGTAAGTTACTTTTTGCGAAATTCAATGATGTACGACACCCTGATGCAGATGGGGCGGTGGTTCGGATATAGGCCTGGTTATGACGATCTCTGTCGTGTCTGGATGCCAGAAGAAGCTGAGGGGTGGTATGAGCATATAGCAGAGTCTATCGAGGAACTAAGAGATGAGCTACGACGCATGGAAGCAGCGAATGCAACACCGAAGGAGTTCGGACTTAAAGTTCGCAGTCACCCAGATACGTTAATAGTTACCGCGCGCAACAAGATGGGCTCTGGCGAACGACTCGTTGTTTCCGTAGGACTTGCTAATGAGTTCGTTGAAACCGCAGTACTTCGTCGCGATAGGGAGAGTATAAATGCTAACCATCAATCTGCAAAAAATCTTGCAATGCGCCTTAGGTCTGATAACGCTGCACCAGAGAATGGAGAGCGTGTAAGAGGTGGGCAGCTCGTTAGACGTATCCCGGCTTCATATGTACTCGAATTTATTGCCGAATTTCGTAACCATCAGGGTTCGTTCCTGACGGAAACAGATCCTATTCTAAAATACATTATGGACAGAAGTGAGACTGAATTATCCGAGTGGGACATCTACTTCCCTGGATTGCAACAAGGGACTGAAAAATCACTTGTAGATAAAAGCCTTGGTTTTACGGTTGTTTGCCAGCGGCGTGGCGCTGGTAAACGAAGCGATGAGAATACACTGCTTATCACAGAGAAGCAGCGGGTATCGTCTCGAGGGATAGAGTCTATTGGTCTATCAGATAGTGAGATTGCCAAAGCACGTAATGATTATCTGGAAGAGAAAAAATTCGAATTGTCACCTGACCGCGTAAAT